The Streptomyces sp. RKAG293 genome includes a region encoding these proteins:
- a CDS encoding alpha-L-fucosidase yields MSRSARTLHPALAFVVALVTAIGLTGGPATAAATPTAAPAAAGPGTNYAYDDPFTSARTQWWRDDHFGMFIHYGAYSQLQGTYTRPDGSVCRNAEWIERDCAIPKAEYEDIAAQFNPASFDANAIVKLAKDAGQRYIVQTAKHHEGYAMWPTKVNTWNLRDHSSFSRSRDILAEMKAAADSQGIKFGLYYSIWDWHNPNFTADFPQYKKDMYAQLKELVDNYHPAVLWFDGEWATDNPVNPWSTADGEALQTYLHGLDPNLVINNRVDKRRVVDGDYGTPEQEIPSAPVGGQLWESCMTLNDHWGYASYDTNWKSATTLTRNVVDIASRGGNYLLNIGPDKTGAVPSGAVDRLRSMGSWLSANGQGAAVYGAGAARNVATPAWGAVASAPGNKLEASVYTWPGAGKPLHLKATAPLTITGARVLGSSQQVTVKAAGDGYDITPSGAAVNATATVIELTYAPPQPANGTGTGLTAQYWDNTSFSGAPKVTRTDPTVNFAWRYLGSPAPAVPTDNFSARWTGSVQPRYSRTYTFLTVSDDTVQVWVDGKQIISNTTPHDAAVNTGTVTLQAGKKYSIRIDFTERTGEAAMKLLWYAPDEAQRIVPASQLYPS; encoded by the coding sequence ATGAGCCGCTCAGCACGCACCCTCCATCCGGCGCTCGCCTTCGTGGTCGCCCTGGTCACGGCCATCGGCCTGACCGGCGGCCCGGCCACCGCCGCCGCGACCCCCACCGCCGCACCGGCCGCCGCCGGCCCCGGCACCAACTACGCCTATGACGACCCCTTCACCAGCGCCCGCACCCAGTGGTGGCGCGACGACCACTTCGGCATGTTCATCCACTACGGCGCGTACTCCCAGCTGCAGGGGACGTACACCCGCCCGGACGGCTCGGTCTGCCGGAACGCCGAGTGGATCGAGCGCGACTGCGCCATACCCAAGGCGGAGTACGAGGACATCGCCGCCCAGTTCAACCCGGCCTCCTTCGACGCGAACGCGATCGTGAAACTGGCCAAGGACGCGGGCCAGCGCTACATCGTGCAGACCGCCAAGCACCACGAGGGCTACGCGATGTGGCCGACGAAGGTCAACACCTGGAATCTGCGCGACCATTCGTCGTTCAGCAGGAGCCGCGACATCCTGGCCGAGATGAAGGCCGCCGCCGACTCCCAGGGCATCAAGTTCGGTCTGTACTACTCGATCTGGGACTGGCACAACCCGAACTTCACGGCCGACTTCCCGCAGTACAAGAAGGACATGTACGCCCAGCTCAAGGAGCTCGTCGACAACTACCACCCGGCGGTGCTGTGGTTCGACGGCGAGTGGGCGACCGACAACCCGGTGAACCCGTGGTCGACCGCCGACGGCGAGGCGCTGCAGACCTATCTGCACGGCCTGGACCCCAACCTGGTGATCAACAACCGGGTCGACAAGCGACGGGTCGTGGACGGCGACTACGGCACCCCCGAGCAGGAGATCCCCTCGGCCCCGGTCGGCGGACAGCTCTGGGAGTCCTGCATGACCCTCAATGACCACTGGGGGTACGCCAGTTACGACACCAACTGGAAGTCCGCGACCACCCTGACCCGCAACGTCGTCGACATCGCCTCGCGCGGCGGCAACTACCTCCTCAACATCGGCCCGGACAAGACCGGCGCGGTGCCCTCGGGAGCGGTCGACCGGCTGCGCTCGATGGGCTCCTGGCTCTCCGCCAACGGACAGGGCGCCGCGGTGTACGGCGCGGGCGCGGCCAGGAACGTGGCCACTCCCGCCTGGGGAGCCGTGGCCTCGGCACCGGGCAACAAGCTGGAGGCGTCGGTCTACACCTGGCCGGGCGCCGGCAAGCCGCTGCACCTGAAGGCCACCGCGCCGCTGACCATCACCGGGGCGCGGGTGCTGGGCAGCAGCCAGCAGGTCACGGTGAAGGCCGCGGGTGACGGCTACGACATCACACCGTCGGGAGCGGCGGTCAACGCGACCGCCACCGTCATCGAGCTGACCTACGCCCCGCCGCAGCCGGCGAACGGTACCGGCACCGGGCTGACCGCGCAGTACTGGGACAACACCTCGTTCAGCGGGGCGCCGAAGGTGACGCGGACCGACCCGACGGTCAACTTCGCCTGGCGCTACCTCGGTTCACCGGCCCCGGCCGTCCCGACCGACAACTTCTCGGCACGGTGGACCGGTTCCGTCCAGCCCCGCTACAGCCGGACGTACACCTTCCTGACCGTCTCCGACGACACGGTGCAGGTCTGGGTCGACGGCAAGCAGATCATCAGCAACACCACTCCGCACGATGCCGCAGTCAACACCGGCACCGTGACCCTGCAGGCCGGAAAGAAGTACTCGATCCGCATCGACTTCACCGAGCGCACCGGCGAGGCGGCCATGAAGCTGCTCTGGTACGCGCCCGACGAGGCACAGCGCATCGTGCCGGCGAGTCAGCTCTATCCGTCCTGA
- a CDS encoding TetR/AcrR family transcriptional regulator yields MPTDRLTEVLDATYTCLTRYGVRRTTMDDIASTMEVSRSAVYQYVRGKDDAFRRLAERLHIRALDRARRAAAADAPAPERIRGILAARLDLVRELTGDSPHTAELLDGKARLFGDICHDFTTDLRTLLIGVFAEAGTGPSDAADAADICLALVRGLEATDDGARLLRPATGALLAGLPS; encoded by the coding sequence ATGCCCACCGACCGGCTGACCGAGGTACTCGACGCCACCTACACCTGCCTGACCAGGTACGGCGTACGGCGCACCACCATGGACGACATCGCCTCCACGATGGAGGTGTCCCGGTCGGCGGTCTACCAGTACGTCCGCGGCAAGGACGACGCCTTCCGCCGGCTCGCCGAGCGCCTGCACATCCGGGCGCTCGATCGGGCCCGGCGGGCGGCGGCCGCCGACGCCCCGGCCCCGGAACGGATCCGGGGCATCCTGGCGGCCAGGCTCGACCTGGTGCGGGAACTCACCGGGGACTCCCCGCACACCGCCGAACTGCTGGACGGGAAAGCCCGGTTGTTCGGCGACATCTGCCATGACTTCACGACCGACCTGCGCACCCTGCTGATCGGGGTGTTCGCCGAAGCCGGCACGGGTCCGTCCGACGCGGCCGACGCCGCCGACATCTGTCTCGCCCTGGTCAGGGGACTGGAGGCCACCGACGACGGTGCGCGGCTGCTCCGCCCGGCCACCGGCGCCCTGCTGGCCGGACTGCCGTCCTGA
- a CDS encoding LysR family transcriptional regulator, whose product MTHRNPDGSELPGPGSVPAPVDLTLLRTFLAVHRAGSFTAGARLLGLSQPTVTTQVRALEERLGRQLFDRLPRGVASTAVADQLAADVSAPLDALAAVTGRDHSDRRTPAEPVHLAGPAELLCLRALPALAPLTGEGVRLRITTGLTDDLLEGLRAGRYDLVISTVRPRGRSVTAVPLMDEEFVLVAAPSWAGRIGSGTVAAEGPAALRAAPLITYAEDLPIARRYWRHVFGTRLSAQAAITVPDLRGVLAAVVAGAGVTVLPRYLCAAELASGALVALLEPEDPPINTAYLAQRPGAGELPHVALVRDQLLRAGRIW is encoded by the coding sequence ATGACCCATAGGAATCCCGATGGATCGGAGCTGCCGGGACCGGGATCCGTACCCGCCCCCGTGGACCTCACCTTGCTGCGGACCTTCCTGGCCGTGCACCGTGCCGGCTCCTTCACCGCGGGCGCGAGGCTGCTCGGCCTGTCGCAGCCGACGGTGACGACCCAGGTGCGGGCCCTGGAGGAGCGGCTGGGCCGGCAGCTCTTCGACCGGCTGCCGCGCGGTGTCGCGTCCACAGCGGTCGCCGACCAGCTGGCGGCCGATGTCTCGGCACCGCTGGACGCCCTCGCGGCGGTCACCGGACGGGACCACTCCGACCGGCGGACCCCCGCGGAGCCGGTGCATCTGGCCGGGCCCGCCGAGCTGCTCTGCCTCCGGGCGCTCCCGGCGCTGGCTCCGCTGACCGGGGAGGGCGTGCGGCTGCGGATCACCACCGGCCTCACCGACGACCTGCTGGAAGGACTCCGCGCCGGCCGCTACGACCTCGTGATCTCGACGGTCCGGCCGCGCGGTCGCAGCGTCACCGCCGTCCCGCTCATGGACGAGGAGTTCGTCCTCGTCGCGGCACCCTCCTGGGCCGGGCGGATCGGCTCCGGCACCGTCGCGGCCGAGGGTCCGGCCGCGCTGCGCGCCGCCCCGCTGATCACCTACGCGGAGGACCTGCCGATCGCCCGCCGCTACTGGCGCCATGTGTTCGGCACCCGGCTGTCCGCCCAGGCCGCCATCACCGTCCCGGATCTTCGCGGTGTACTCGCCGCGGTCGTCGCCGGAGCCGGGGTCACCGTCCTGCCGCGCTACCTCTGCGCCGCCGAACTCGCCTCCGGGGCCCTCGTCGCGCTCCTCGAACCCGAGGACCCGCCCATCAACACCGCCTACCTCGCCCAGCGCCCCGGTGCCGGTGAACTCCCGCATGTCGCCCTGGTCCGCGACCAACTGCTGCGGGCGGGGCGTATCTGGTAG
- a CDS encoding type 1 glutamine amidotransferase domain-containing protein — MAKILFVMTGADHWTLADGTKHPTGFWAEEAVAPYRAFTGAGHEIVIATPGGVVPTVDRGSLAPEVNGGQEAADAIVAELAAMTALKKPAKLEEIELADYDAVFYPGGHGPMEDLAVNADSGRLLTAALDSGKPLGVVCHAPAALLAATRPDGTSPFAGYRLTGFTNVEETQAGFADKAKWLLQDRLVEIGADFQESDAWAPYVVVDRNLITGQNPASSVPLAAELLKALG, encoded by the coding sequence ATGGCAAAGATCCTGTTCGTGATGACCGGCGCCGACCACTGGACGCTGGCCGACGGCACCAAGCACCCCACCGGATTCTGGGCCGAGGAGGCCGTGGCCCCCTACCGTGCCTTCACCGGTGCCGGCCACGAGATCGTGATCGCCACCCCCGGCGGAGTCGTCCCCACGGTCGACCGGGGAAGCCTCGCGCCGGAGGTGAACGGCGGCCAGGAGGCCGCCGACGCGATCGTCGCCGAGCTCGCCGCGATGACCGCCCTGAAGAAGCCCGCCAAGCTCGAAGAGATCGAACTGGCCGACTACGACGCGGTGTTCTACCCGGGTGGCCACGGTCCGATGGAGGACCTGGCCGTCAACGCCGACTCCGGCCGGCTGCTGACCGCCGCGCTGGACTCCGGCAAGCCGCTCGGAGTGGTCTGCCACGCCCCCGCCGCGCTGCTCGCCGCCACCCGCCCCGACGGCACCTCGCCCTTCGCCGGGTACCGGCTGACCGGTTTCACCAACGTCGAGGAGACCCAGGCGGGCTTCGCCGACAAGGCGAAGTGGCTGCTCCAGGACCGGCTCGTGGAGATCGGCGCGGACTTCCAGGAGAGCGACGCGTGGGCGCCGTACGTGGTCGTCGACCGCAACCTGATCACCGGCCAGAACCCGGCCTCGTCCGTGCCGCTCGCCGCCGAGCTCCTCAAGGCGCTGGGCTGA